One window of Streptococcus troglodytae genomic DNA carries:
- the birA gene encoding bifunctional biotin--[acetyl-CoA-carboxylase] ligase/biotin operon repressor BirA: MKTYEKIYQVLSQADNFVTGEVLGKDLGISRTAVWKAIQTLESKGLVIESVKNRGYRLLSGDLFLPDEIEQMTGIKVFFNEKSSSTQLDAKAGIEKGDPAPALYLAPSQTAAKGRFSRQFFTPETGGIYMSMHLHPELPFKQLPSYTLMAATSVVKAISRLTEIETDIKWVNDIYLHGKKVAGILTEAVSSIETGLITDVIIGMGINFHVTDFPEELQSKAASVFSEKPTITRNQLISEIWNIFFNIPKADLIRVYKEKSLVLDRQVTFIENNRVYKGIATDITDTGQLIVQLENGQKKILNSGEVSLSSW, encoded by the coding sequence ATGAAAACGTATGAGAAAATTTATCAGGTGCTTTCGCAGGCGGATAATTTTGTGACAGGTGAGGTTCTGGGAAAAGATTTGGGTATTTCTCGGACGGCTGTTTGGAAGGCGATTCAGACTTTAGAAAGTAAGGGGCTGGTCATTGAATCGGTTAAGAATCGTGGGTATCGCTTGCTTTCGGGGGATCTTTTTTTGCCGGATGAGATTGAGCAAATGACTGGTATCAAGGTCTTTTTCAATGAGAAGAGTTCTTCGACACAGCTGGATGCTAAGGCAGGTATTGAAAAAGGGGACCCTGCTCCTGCTCTTTATCTTGCGCCTAGTCAGACAGCTGCTAAGGGGCGTTTTAGTCGGCAGTTTTTTACTCCTGAAACTGGAGGCATTTATATGTCTATGCATCTGCACCCTGAATTGCCTTTTAAGCAATTACCTTCCTATACACTTATGGCTGCTACCAGTGTGGTTAAGGCCATTTCTCGCTTGACTGAGATTGAAACAGACATCAAGTGGGTCAATGATATTTATTTGCATGGTAAAAAGGTGGCTGGTATTTTGACCGAGGCTGTTTCTTCTATTGAGACAGGCTTGATTACCGATGTTATCATTGGTATGGGCATTAATTTTCATGTGACTGATTTTCCTGAGGAATTGCAGAGCAAGGCAGCCAGTGTTTTTTCTGAAAAGCCTACGATCACGCGCAACCAGCTTATCTCTGAAATCTGGAACATTTTCTTTAATATTCCCAAGGCTGATCTGATAAGGGTCTATAAAGAAAAATCACTCGTCTTAGACAGACAAGTGACTTTCATTGAAAATAACAGGGTTTATAAAGGGATTGCGACAGATATTACAGATACGGGACAGCTCATCGTACAATTAGAAAATGGGCAGAAAAAAATCCTTAACAGCGGTGAAGTCAGTCTTTCTTCTTGGTAG
- a CDS encoding DUF6414 family protein, protein MEAQAKAGFNLFSYLKAAVSGKVSTGVDIGTSSLVNSTVTNTILTDYILNADKDKNIKKFENCSVYAPKDSVTIYRMYSSYLNIVPKEEIPINLEGLNNAILGERGYYQMLAYEESANKSVLRFNINAFKNNYTLADLTKMDLCYYAVKVGQTTLGQLSLEKEFDIQEPEIKIDIQKIVTGQKKILNNDDFLDVYDVVLAGVMSNE, encoded by the coding sequence ATTGAGGCTCAAGCTAAGGCAGGATTTAACTTATTTTCTTATCTTAAAGCTGCAGTATCAGGTAAGGTAAGTACTGGTGTTGATATTGGGACTTCAAGTCTTGTTAATAGTACAGTAACTAATACAATTTTAACTGATTATATTTTAAACGCTGATAAAGATAAGAATATTAAAAAGTTTGAGAACTGCTCTGTTTATGCTCCAAAAGATTCTGTGACCATATATAGAATGTATAGTTCATATTTGAACATTGTTCCTAAAGAGGAAATCCCTATTAATTTAGAAGGTCTCAATAATGCTATTTTAGGGGAGCGAGGATATTATCAAATGCTAGCTTATGAAGAATCCGCGAATAAGTCAGTTCTTAGATTTAATATAAATGCTTTTAAGAATAATTATACACTTGCTGATTTGACTAAAATGGACTTATGTTATTATGCAGTAAAAGTTGGGCAAACCACTTTAGGACAGTTATCATTAGAAAAAGAATTTGATATTCAAGAACCAGAGATTAAAATTGATATTCAAAAAATTGTTACAGGTCAGAAAAAAATACTCAATAATGATGATTTTTTAGATGTTTATGATGTTGTTTTAGCGGGAGTAATGAGCAATGAATAA
- a CDS encoding AAA family ATPase has translation MNKVNIFYGSKSKFNDLIPSEYRSLSDLAYQFDNDSKNLKLIVPNNERRYPKEEPKEKINVKNFVIGSSEYAGVNEHVITNFINFLSKFEVQNLYVQNPPQQMYDQIIRLFSKPKIQYQEYKKLELRHLKDINSKYNDVIIGQESVKSHLLQALFPLTLKNRQKPIVLLFYGKSEVGKTETAKYISQILKEPIFRKQFSMYQNTQFATYLFGGTYQETSFAKDLLDRESNVLLLDEFDKANPIFHSAFYQLFDEGIYEDRNYSLKLNKSIIICTSNYTDLKDIEENLGSAIYNRFDKIIKFSDLNKEAKKQIGAKEYSRLSQEFNYDLPEDIKIRLEEAYLKCDNVRQIHHTIENTFSLCIIDNEMNN, from the coding sequence ATGAATAAAGTAAATATATTTTATGGATCAAAAAGTAAATTTAACGACTTAATTCCTAGCGAGTATAGGAGTTTAAGTGATTTAGCTTATCAATTTGACAATGATTCTAAAAACTTAAAACTTATAGTCCCTAATAATGAAAGAAGATATCCGAAAGAAGAACCAAAAGAGAAAATAAACGTAAAGAACTTTGTTATTGGTTCGTCAGAATATGCAGGAGTAAATGAACATGTAATTACTAATTTTATAAATTTTTTATCTAAATTTGAAGTTCAAAATTTATATGTACAAAATCCTCCGCAACAAATGTATGATCAAATTATTAGATTGTTCTCAAAACCTAAAATTCAGTATCAAGAATACAAAAAATTAGAATTAAGACATTTAAAAGATATTAATTCCAAATATAATGATGTTATAATTGGTCAGGAATCAGTCAAATCCCATTTATTACAGGCTTTATTCCCACTTACTTTGAAGAATCGTCAGAAACCAATTGTTCTGTTATTTTATGGAAAATCAGAAGTGGGTAAAACAGAGACAGCTAAATATATTTCACAAATACTTAAGGAACCTATTTTTAGAAAGCAGTTTTCTATGTATCAAAATACTCAATTTGCAACGTATCTTTTTGGAGGTACTTATCAAGAAACTAGTTTTGCTAAAGATTTATTAGATCGAGAGTCTAATGTTTTATTACTTGATGAGTTTGATAAAGCGAATCCTATCTTTCATAGTGCTTTTTACCAATTATTTGATGAAGGTATTTATGAAGATAGAAACTATTCTTTGAAATTAAACAAATCAATCATTATTTGTACTTCTAACTATACTGATTTAAAGGACATTGAAGAGAATTTAGGGAGCGCTATTTACAATCGTTTTGATAAAATAATTAAGTTCAGTGACTTAAACAAAGAAGCTAAAAAACAAATTGGTGCAAAAGAGTATTCTAGACTTTCTCAGGAATTCAATTATGATTTACCTGAAGATATAAAAATTAGACTTGAAGAAGCTTATTTAAAGTGTGATAATGTAAGACAAATTCATCATACAATAGAAAATACTTTTTCTTTGTGTATTATAGATAACGAAATGAATAATTGA